The Streptomyces sp. HSG2 genome has a segment encoding these proteins:
- a CDS encoding protein kinase — MDDYAGRVLADRYRLPLPPVDAGEPAETRAFDTYSGQEVLVRQVPLPEVVEAEVLDADGLPEGFTARDGTSRGPEPKPGAAPAAADPVPRADPLVRRAVEAARAAAELPDHPRLDQVFDVFAEGGSLWVVSELVAARPLAAVLAERSLTAYRAAEVAADVLTALRVLHGHGWVHRNVTARTVLICDDGRVLLTGLAVGAAEEALCGHDPLPEADDTALPDIAVGPGGTPLPGAPTGGGAGRGAADAGQDGWGGVALPGPAAEGRRAAAAGNRPGASGAVARAFPALDGPSSGEGGRPAPAPSPPTAPAPGPPPHGSGRRGARRPPSPAGTRTRRAGSPPLDGRTTLRRPDRTAGTPESPAPPPRAHPSPRSPRAPLPAARAGPPAPWPPNGLGRPGCPSSAR, encoded by the coding sequence GTGGACGACTACGCGGGACGGGTCCTCGCCGACCGCTACCGCCTTCCGCTGCCGCCCGTCGACGCCGGCGAACCGGCCGAGACCCGCGCTTTCGACACCTACAGCGGTCAGGAGGTGCTGGTCCGTCAGGTGCCGCTGCCCGAGGTGGTCGAGGCGGAGGTGCTGGACGCCGACGGCCTCCCCGAGGGTTTCACGGCCCGGGACGGCACATCACGAGGCCCGGAGCCGAAACCCGGGGCCGCCCCGGCCGCCGCCGATCCCGTACCGAGGGCGGACCCGCTGGTGCGGCGGGCCGTGGAGGCCGCGCGGGCGGCGGCGGAACTCCCCGACCACCCGCGCCTCGACCAGGTCTTCGACGTCTTCGCCGAAGGCGGGTCCCTGTGGGTCGTCAGTGAGCTGGTGGCGGCTCGCCCGCTGGCCGCCGTCCTGGCCGAGCGGTCGTTGACCGCGTACCGGGCGGCCGAGGTGGCCGCCGACGTCCTCACCGCGCTGCGGGTACTGCACGGCCACGGATGGGTGCACCGGAACGTCACCGCCCGCACCGTGTTGATCTGCGACGACGGGCGGGTGCTGCTCACCGGGTTGGCGGTGGGCGCGGCGGAGGAGGCCCTGTGCGGCCACGACCCGCTGCCCGAGGCCGACGACACGGCCTTGCCGGACATCGCGGTCGGGCCCGGCGGGACGCCCCTGCCCGGCGCTCCGACCGGCGGCGGCGCGGGGCGGGGGGCCGCCGACGCCGGTCAGGACGGGTGGGGTGGGGTCGCGCTCCCCGGGCCGGCCGCCGAGGGACGCCGGGCAGCGGCGGCCGGCAACCGCCCGGGGGCGTCGGGCGCGGTCGCGCGGGCGTTTCCGGCGCTCGACGGGCCGTCGTCCGGCGAGGGCGGGCGGCCCGCGCCGGCGCCATCGCCGCCTACCGCGCCGGCGCCCGGGCCGCCGCCGCACGGGTCAGGGAGACGCGGGGCGAGGCGCCCGCCCTCCCCGGCCGGGACCCGTACACGGCGGGCGGGGTCACCGCCCCTCGACGGACGCACGACGCTCCGGCGCCCGGACCGAACGGCGGGGACGCCGGAGTCGCCCGCCCCGCCGCCCCGCGCCCACCCGTCCCCTCGGAGCCCCCGGGCGCCGCTCCCGGCGGCGCGCGCGGGCCCGCCGGCACCCTGGCCGCCGAACGGGCTCGGCAGGCCCGGATGTCCGTCGTCGGCCCGGTGA